The following are from one region of the Dreissena polymorpha isolate Duluth1 chromosome 2, UMN_Dpol_1.0, whole genome shotgun sequence genome:
- the LOC127869890 gene encoding ficolin-2-like, with translation MHLIGFISICCCFFYHNVDCAFCQQPVTVTKGCIEKHNCNAGFKALVLSEDAAAAMMEVSSFFNAEYKRRCLACASHQNLSTTPRDCQDWYTSGFRDTGVYTIYPSPRFTFQVRCDMVTDGGGWTIIQRRVSASDFYKSWAEYKAGFGDEQNFWLGNEKIFALTGTGGYRLRVDLTAVGGAATFATYQQFAVAGENDSYRLSVANYSGTAGDSLSYSNNMAFTVKDRDNDMYNDNCATWLQSAWWFNICRQADLNGPYGGDR, from the exons ATGCATCTTATCGGCTTTATTTCGATTTGCTGTTGTTTCTTTTACCATAATGTCGATTGCGCATTCTGCCAACAACCAGTCACAGTAACAAAAGGATGTATAGAGAAACACAACTGCAACGCCGGATTCAAAGCACTTGTTCTGTCTGAAGATGCTGCGGCAGCGATGATGGAAGTTTCGTCATTCTTTAACGCCGAGTATAAACGCCGTTGTTTGGCATGCGCAAGCCATCAGAACCTTTCAACTACACCACGTGACTGTCAGGACTGGTACACTTCGGGGTTTCGTGATACCGGCGTTTATACCATCTATCCGAGCCCGCGATTTACATTTCAG GTCAGGTGTGACATGGTGACGGATGGAGGAGGATGGACAATTATACAGAGACGGGTGTCCGCCAGCGACTTCTACAAATCTTGGGCCGAATACAAGGCCGGGTTTGGCGATGAACAAAACTTCTGGCTCGGCAATGAGAAAATCTTTGCACTGACAGGCACAGGGGGCTACAGACTACGAGTTGATTTGACAGCAGTCGGAGGTGCAGCTACATTCGCGACATATCAACAGTTTGCAGTCGCAGGGGAGAATGATTCATACAGATTGTCAGTGGCAAATTATAGTGGAACTGCGGGCGATAGTCTGTCGTATTCGAACAACATGGCGTTCACCGTTAAAGATCGTGATAATGATATGTATAATGATAACTGCGCTACGTGGTTGCAAAGCGCGTGGTGGTTCAACATATGCCGCCAGGCAGATTTAAATGGGCCTTATGGTGGAGACAGATAG
- the LOC127867986 gene encoding ficolin-2-like: MHFIRFLSMLSCFVYHTVECAFCEQPFTVTKGCTEKNYCDSGYKFLVRSEDVAAAMKEVTSSLNSEYQRRCWACANHQNLSATPRDCQDWYASGFHDSGDYTIYPTPGITFQVRCDMTTDGGGWTVIQRRASASDFYKSWAEYTAGFGDEHNFWLGNEKVFALTGSGGYKLRVDLTAIGGATAYASYQQFAVAGEKDVYRLSVSNYIGTAGDSLSYSNNMAFSAKDRDNDLDVGSCALYLQSAWWYNACRHADLNGPYGGDRYIRGLIWYHWHGNSESLASSEMKIRRK; encoded by the exons ATGCATTTTATCAGATTTCTTTCGATGTTAAGTTGTTTCGTTTACCATACGGTTGAGTGCGCGTTCTGCGAACAACCCTTCACAGTAACAAAAGGTTGTACAGAAAAAAACTACTGCGACTCTGGGTACAAATTTCTTGTTCGGTCTGAAGATGTGGCGGCAGCAATGAAGGAAGTGACGTCATCCTTAAACTCGGAGTATCAACGCCGCTGTTGGGCATGCGCAAATCACCAGAACCTTTCTGCTACACCCCGTGACTGCCAGGACTGGTATGCTTCGGGATTTCATGATAGCGGTGATTACACCATCTATCCGACCCCGGGAATTACTTTTCAG GTCCGTTGTGACATGACGACGGATGGAGGAGGATGGACGGTAATACAAAGACGGGCCTCCGCCAGCGACTTTTACAAATCTTGGGCCGAATACACGGCCGGGTTTGGTGATGAACATAACTTCTGGCTCGGCAATGAGAAAGTCTTTGCACTGACAGGCTCAGGGGGCTACAAACTACGAGTTGATTTGACAGCAATCGGAGGTGCAACCGCATACGCGTCATATCAACAGTTTGCAGTCGCAGGGGAGAAAGATGTGTACAGATTGTCGGTCtcaaattatattggaactgcgGGCGATAGTCTGTCGTATTCGAACAATATGGCGTTCAGCGCTAAAGATCGTGATAATGATTTGGATGTTGGGAGCTGTGCTTTATATTTGCAAAGCGCCTGGTGGTACAACGCATGCCGTCATGCAGATTTAAATGGGCCTTATGGTGGAGACAGATATATAAGAGGACTTATTTGGTATCATTGGCATGGCAATTCGGAGTCGTTAGCAAGTTCAGAAATGAAAATACGgagaaaataa